In Gemmatimonas sp. UBA7669, a genomic segment contains:
- a CDS encoding phosphodiester glycosidase family protein, with protein sequence MARLDPRVVHLELAIRRDGEDMAPWRIDDTPDDAVIALNAGQFTDDGPWGWVVHRGREWQGPGAGALAAALVVDGQGRARIVPADSIASLRGQRDVVEAVQSYPHIVSGGQAVAALCNEALVHPTHRDIRLAVGTMGDGTLLVVLSRYAGLGGVAERVPLGPTTREMAQALVTLGARDGVLLDGGLSAQLRLRVADVTPGRLTTLGNTAPSGSPPKGSPPGGGRASGQASTAFPPRSFITHDWPGLRGVPLALIGRVTAELAPPDRGR encoded by the coding sequence GTGGCTCGCCTGGACCCGCGCGTCGTGCATCTGGAGCTCGCCATACGGCGCGATGGCGAAGACATGGCGCCCTGGCGCATCGACGATACTCCGGACGACGCGGTGATTGCCCTCAATGCCGGGCAATTCACCGATGATGGGCCCTGGGGCTGGGTGGTGCATCGCGGGCGCGAGTGGCAGGGACCTGGAGCAGGCGCGCTGGCTGCGGCGCTGGTTGTCGACGGGCAGGGCCGCGCGCGTATTGTGCCCGCCGATTCGATTGCCAGTCTGAGAGGCCAGCGCGACGTGGTGGAAGCCGTGCAGTCCTACCCGCACATCGTTTCCGGCGGACAGGCCGTGGCGGCGCTGTGCAACGAGGCTCTGGTGCATCCAACACACCGCGACATCCGATTGGCGGTGGGCACGATGGGTGATGGCACTCTGTTGGTCGTGTTGTCGCGCTACGCCGGCCTTGGGGGGGTGGCAGAGCGGGTGCCGCTTGGACCGACGACACGGGAAATGGCGCAGGCCCTTGTGACACTGGGCGCCCGTGATGGCGTATTGCTGGATGGTGGTTTGTCGGCGCAGCTCAGGCTGCGGGTGGCGGATGTAACGCCGGGTCGTCTTACGACGCTTGGGAATACAGCCCCCAGTGGGAGTCCCCCCAAGGGGTCCCCTCCCGGCGGAGGCCGTGCGTCCGGACAAGCCAGCACCGCATTTCCACCCCGGTCTTTTATCACACACGACTGGCCCGGGCTGCGCGGCGTGCCGTTGGCGCTCATCGGGCGTGTGACGGCCGAGCTTGCGCCGCCGGACCGCGGTCGTTGA